A single genomic interval of Arthrobacter methylotrophus harbors:
- a CDS encoding ABC transporter permease, whose protein sequence is MSILTGPHSATDAARERTFGPLYSRNALAVVARGLMAAKSSTWLILVSGFFEPVLYLISMGVGLGSIVGSVTGPGGQEISYAAYIAPALLAVSAMNGAVYDSTWNVFFKMNFAKLYQGMLYTSLGPLDVAIGEIFLALLRGLLYATGFTAVMAVMGLITTPWALLVIPASVLIAFGFASFGMGITSFMKTFQQMDWINFFMLPMFLFSATFYPLSVYPQYIQWLIQALPLWHGVELLRQISIASFSPATAVHVGYYLVMIVLGIMLTTGRLRKLFLK, encoded by the coding sequence ATGAGCATTTTGACTGGACCGCATAGCGCCACGGACGCTGCCCGTGAGCGGACGTTCGGTCCGCTGTACTCCCGCAACGCGCTCGCCGTTGTGGCCCGGGGCCTCATGGCGGCGAAAAGCAGCACGTGGTTGATCCTGGTGTCCGGGTTCTTCGAGCCGGTGCTGTACTTGATTTCCATGGGCGTAGGACTGGGCTCGATTGTCGGGAGCGTGACGGGACCGGGCGGGCAGGAAATCAGCTATGCGGCCTATATCGCGCCGGCACTCCTTGCCGTGTCCGCCATGAACGGCGCCGTGTACGACTCCACCTGGAACGTCTTCTTCAAGATGAACTTCGCCAAGTTGTACCAAGGCATGCTCTACACATCACTCGGTCCATTGGACGTAGCCATCGGGGAGATCTTCCTGGCCCTGCTGCGCGGACTCCTCTACGCCACAGGATTCACGGCCGTCATGGCCGTCATGGGGCTCATCACTACCCCGTGGGCCCTCCTGGTCATCCCTGCGTCCGTACTGATCGCTTTCGGCTTCGCGAGCTTCGGGATGGGCATCACGAGCTTCATGAAGACTTTCCAGCAGATGGACTGGATCAACTTCTTCATGCTGCCGATGTTCCTGTTCAGCGCCACTTTCTACCCCCTGAGCGTCTATCCCCAATACATCCAGTGGCTTATCCAAGCGCTTCCCCTGTGGCACGGCGTAGAGCTTCTGCGGCAGATCAGCATTGCTTCCTTTAGCCCGGCCACGGCAGTTCACGTCGGCTACTACCTCGTGATGATCGTGCTTGGCATCATGCTCACCACCGGAAGGTTGCGCAAGCTCTTTCTGAAATAG
- a CDS encoding ABC transporter permease: MADVQLPTADRPLRAHSPGVSASRARRWGSFFYAEQVLRVMRGYGWSVFLYSVGQPVAYLFAMGIGLASLVDANGASVFGGVSYLTFIAPALLVSSAVMTASGDFSYPIMDGFKWRRVFYGPHASPLVPQQIAAGHIMASTLKFLAQSLLYFLIVALFGASPSPWGWVSAVVATVAGLSFGLPLMAYASSITKDSGQFALVQRFIVVPLFLFSGTFFPLDSLPLGVRWIGWISPVWHGTQLGRVFTYGLEENPLLTVTHVVFLVGAAAAGWMLTRRQFVRRMGT; encoded by the coding sequence ATGGCTGACGTTCAGCTCCCGACGGCGGATCGCCCCTTGCGCGCACACTCGCCGGGCGTCTCGGCCAGCCGGGCTCGGCGTTGGGGGTCGTTCTTCTATGCCGAACAGGTCCTCAGGGTGATGCGTGGCTATGGCTGGTCGGTGTTCTTGTACAGCGTGGGCCAGCCGGTGGCGTACTTGTTCGCGATGGGCATCGGCTTGGCGAGCCTGGTGGATGCGAATGGCGCTTCGGTGTTCGGCGGAGTGAGCTACCTGACTTTCATCGCGCCTGCGCTGCTGGTCTCCTCCGCGGTCATGACAGCATCCGGGGACTTCTCCTACCCGATCATGGACGGCTTCAAGTGGCGCCGCGTGTTCTATGGCCCGCATGCTTCTCCGCTGGTTCCGCAGCAGATCGCTGCGGGCCACATCATGGCCAGTACCTTGAAGTTCCTTGCGCAATCGCTGCTCTACTTCCTCATCGTGGCCCTGTTCGGTGCCTCACCCAGTCCGTGGGGCTGGGTGTCGGCGGTGGTTGCCACGGTGGCCGGGCTCTCCTTCGGGCTGCCGCTCATGGCCTATGCCTCGAGCATCACCAAAGATTCCGGGCAGTTCGCCTTGGTGCAGCGATTCATCGTGGTGCCGCTGTTCCTGTTTTCGGGAACCTTCTTCCCGCTGGATTCGCTGCCGCTTGGAGTGCGCTGGATCGGCTGGATCTCCCCGGTCTGGCACGGTACGCAGTTGGGGCGCGTCTTCACCTACGGACTTGAGGAAAACCCCTTGCTGACGGTGACGCACGTCGTGTTCCTTGTGGGCGCGGCCGCGGCAGGTTGGATGCTGACGCGGCGCCAGTTCGTCAGGAGGATGGGAACATGA